The following are encoded in a window of Haliotis asinina isolate JCU_RB_2024 chromosome 14, JCU_Hal_asi_v2, whole genome shotgun sequence genomic DNA:
- the LOC137262162 gene encoding uncharacterized protein isoform X1, translated as MAAIGETGLFRTILEVYGVSCKDSAVIEMTESRAEEEAAGKLRRMDLNYMHRPPRIVPNYGKRTMSVLPKSSVSRVLLYDNVTQQQMLDVKLSHIKTERQKTSRLLDLHRKSFLIRRLMKQQHAHDHKTTTPGVLDYLLPILLAADDNPGRDSSSPRHPKFVHSSAGEYMSRDEDVKLPDIAVRRSGRVTFKGNDGGVTRIMHTMSSGGEQSNSGQMWAKRRTILDKRFKGLENLLVRLDDPGNGYIELSPSYHRDTSQTAPVSMPPLRATLQTGSAHTAEG; from the coding sequence ACAGCGCAGTCATCGAGATGACGGAGTCGAGGGCGGAGGAGGAAGCGGCGGGGAAGTTACGCAGAATGGATCTCAATTACATGCACCGACCACCAAGGATCGTCCCAAACTACGGCAAGAGGACTATGAGCGTGCTGCCCAAGTCCAGCGTGTCCCGTGTCCTGCTGTATGACAACGTCACACAACAACAGATGCTGGACGTCAAGTTGTCTCACATCAAAACTGAACGACAGAAAACAAGCCGTCTGCTCGATCTGCACCGGAAGTCATTTCTTATCAGACGTTTGATGAAGCAGCAACATGCGCATGACCACAAGACAACGACACCTGGTGTTCTTGACTACCTGTTACCGATCTTATTAGCAGCGGATGATAACCCTGGAAGAGACAGTAGCTCACCCAGACATCCTAAATTTGTCCACAGCAGTGCTGGAGAATACATGTCCCGAGACGAGGACGTGAAGCTGCCTGATATAGCGGTCAGAAGGAGTGGACGAGTGACATTCAAGGGCAACGATGGTGGAGTCACACGCATCATGCACACCATGAGCAGTGGTGGTGAACAGAGTAACAGTGGTCAGATGTGGGCTAAGCGAAGGACAATTCTAGACAAGCGCTTCAAGGGCCTAGAGAATCTCCTGGTCCGACTGGACGATCCTGGCAATGGTTATATCGAGCTGAGTCCCAGCTATCACAGGGATACTAGTCAGACTGCTCCTGTCAGCATGCCACCTCTTAGAGCCACCCTACAGACTGGCAGTGCACATACAGCCGAGGGCTGA
- the LOC137262162 gene encoding uncharacterized protein isoform X2 has product MSREDNTGGSSLDDNQTDSAVIEMTESRAEEEAAGKLRRMDLNYMHRPPRIVPNYGKRTMSVLPKSSVSRVLLYDNVTQQQMLDVKLSHIKTERQKTSRLLDLHRKSFLIRRLMKQQHAHDHKTTTPGVLDYLLPILLAADDNPGRDSSSPRHPKFVHSSAGEYMSRDEDVKLPDIAVRRSGRVTFKGNDGGVTRIMHTMSSGGEQSNSGQMWAKRRTILDKRFKGLENLLVRLDDPGNGYIELSPSYHRDTSQTAPVSMPPLRATLQTGSAHTAEG; this is encoded by the exons ATGAGCAGGGAAGACAATACTGGCGGGAGCTCGTTGGATGACAATCAAACAG ACAGCGCAGTCATCGAGATGACGGAGTCGAGGGCGGAGGAGGAAGCGGCGGGGAAGTTACGCAGAATGGATCTCAATTACATGCACCGACCACCAAGGATCGTCCCAAACTACGGCAAGAGGACTATGAGCGTGCTGCCCAAGTCCAGCGTGTCCCGTGTCCTGCTGTATGACAACGTCACACAACAACAGATGCTGGACGTCAAGTTGTCTCACATCAAAACTGAACGACAGAAAACAAGCCGTCTGCTCGATCTGCACCGGAAGTCATTTCTTATCAGACGTTTGATGAAGCAGCAACATGCGCATGACCACAAGACAACGACACCTGGTGTTCTTGACTACCTGTTACCGATCTTATTAGCAGCGGATGATAACCCTGGAAGAGACAGTAGCTCACCCAGACATCCTAAATTTGTCCACAGCAGTGCTGGAGAATACATGTCCCGAGACGAGGACGTGAAGCTGCCTGATATAGCGGTCAGAAGGAGTGGACGAGTGACATTCAAGGGCAACGATGGTGGAGTCACACGCATCATGCACACCATGAGCAGTGGTGGTGAACAGAGTAACAGTGGTCAGATGTGGGCTAAGCGAAGGACAATTCTAGACAAGCGCTTCAAGGGCCTAGAGAATCTCCTGGTCCGACTGGACGATCCTGGCAATGGTTATATCGAGCTGAGTCCCAGCTATCACAGGGATACTAGTCAGACTGCTCCTGTCAGCATGCCACCTCTTAGAGCCACCCTACAGACTGGCAGTGCACATACAGCCGAGGGCTGA